The Enteractinococcus fodinae genome has a segment encoding these proteins:
- the rsgA gene encoding ribosome small subunit-dependent GTPase A yields MSRYRIDYSRYDESSVPKRPSKHGTRPRTKDRPAHEDAITGRVTTVDRGRYTIYLAAQRKTKKTPGTKARYITAMRAREMRNTSIVPGDLVDLVGDTSGEEGTLARIVRLQPRETVLRRSADDTDAYERVVVANADTLIIVVAAANPEPRTGFIDRAMVAAFDAGITPVLCITKTDLADPTELIAHYNHLDLEIFTIGPLNPDSDDVSPILRPADLDALQERLAGHISALIGPSGVGKSTLLNALTGADRAVGHVNVVTGRGRHTSSSALGIPLNQAGTSMLIDTPGIRSFGMGLVDPDTVVAAFEDLAEAIANCPRGCTHTADSPGCALDAWVAAGHAGEAGPQRLASLRRLLTNRLETDDFE; encoded by the coding sequence ATGAGTCGTTATCGTATCGATTACTCCCGCTACGATGAATCTTCGGTCCCGAAACGGCCCTCGAAACACGGCACCCGACCACGGACCAAAGACCGGCCCGCCCACGAAGACGCCATCACCGGACGCGTCACAACGGTCGACCGGGGCCGTTACACTATCTATCTAGCCGCCCAACGCAAGACCAAAAAGACCCCCGGAACCAAGGCGCGCTATATTACCGCGATGCGCGCACGCGAAATGCGCAACACCTCGATTGTGCCCGGTGATCTCGTCGACCTCGTCGGTGACACCTCCGGTGAGGAAGGCACTCTAGCCCGGATTGTGCGATTACAGCCCCGAGAAACTGTGCTGCGTCGCTCCGCAGACGATACTGATGCGTATGAGCGGGTCGTGGTGGCCAATGCCGACACGCTGATCATTGTCGTAGCTGCCGCCAATCCAGAACCTCGCACCGGGTTTATCGATCGGGCCATGGTTGCCGCGTTCGACGCCGGAATCACACCGGTGCTGTGCATTACCAAGACTGACCTGGCCGATCCCACCGAGTTGATCGCACACTACAATCATCTGGATCTAGAAATCTTCACCATCGGGCCTCTCAACCCCGACAGCGACGACGTCTCCCCCATCCTGCGTCCGGCAGACCTGGATGCTCTCCAAGAGCGGTTGGCGGGACACATTTCGGCACTTATCGGACCGTCTGGTGTGGGAAAATCTACCCTGCTGAACGCCTTGACCGGCGCAGACCGAGCAGTGGGACATGTCAATGTCGTGACCGGACGCGGCCGTCACACTTCGTCGTCGGCGTTGGGCATTCCACTCAACCAGGCGGGCACCTCCATGCTGATCGATACGCCTGGGATACGCTCCTTTGGGATGGGTCTGGTCGATCCGGATACCGTCGTTGCCGCATTCGAAGACTTGGCCGAGGCCATTGCGAACTGTCCGCGCGGTTGTACCCACACAGCAGATTCTCCAGGTTGTGCTCTCGATGCGTGGGTGGCCGCAGGCCACGCCGGAGAGGCCGGACCGCAACGGCTAGCCTCATTGCGCAGACTGTTGACCAACCGGTTAGAAACTGACGACTTTGAATAA
- a CDS encoding multifunctional oxoglutarate decarboxylase/oxoglutarate dehydrogenase thiamine pyrophosphate-binding subunit/dihydrolipoyllysine-residue succinyltransferase subunit, whose product MPELTSAQLSEEFPGNEWLVADIYEKYKADKSSVDEKWAEIFARLESANNSGNNQQAADSQTAAPAQPAQTKEAAKPAAAESKKPAKSEPAEAAANSKKPPKPKVRRAEESPQAITSEPSIAAQAERDKEEAAGEAKEDEWVRLRGMSQAIAANMDSSLSMPTATTVRDIPVKALIDNRTVINNHLQRTRGGRVSFTHLIGYAIIRALVKHPEMNALYREEDGKKFKVNPAHINFGLAIDLPGAKGERVLVQPSIKAVETMNFREFWEAYEDLVKRALNNKLTMEDHSGTTVSLTNPGGIGTVHSVPRLSEGQAAIIGVGALTYPAEFEGTSQKVLSDLAVSKTMTVTSTYDHRVIQGAGSGEFLRTVHNLLLGEDDFYDEIFVNLRIPTVPVRWAPDVQVNPEDEVSKAARIQQLIHAYRVRGHLIADTDPLEYRMRTHPDLDLDSHGLTLWDLDRIWPTGGIGGKPNMLLRDLLGVLRDAYTRNSGYEYMHIDDPEQRAWFQDKLEHPFTKPTREEQLRILGRLNAAEAFETFLQTKFVGQKRFSLEGSESLIALLDAVLSGAADDGLDEVAIGMAHRGRLNVLTNIAGKTFTQVFREFVGDVDSGIAQGSGDVKYHLGTEGTFTSYNRNTTTVSVAANPSHLEAVNPVLEGIVRAKQDRYDHGTKSPKSYSVLPIQIHGDASFAGQGVVFETMQMSQLRGYRTGGTVHVIINNQVGFTTPPSQSRSTTYATDVARSIQAPVIHVNGDDPEAVVQAAQLAYEYRQRFHRDVVIDLITYRRRGHNEGDDPSMTQPGMYNLISNKTSTRRLYVDALVGRGDITQEEADQAAADYKNRLEAAFAEIGEAETSPIPILGSAHGIEDTSERYKPESTAISEDMLRRIGDVHMEIPEGFNVHPKLLTLLERRQKMAINGNIDWGFAELAAFGSLAMEGVPVRLAGQDSRRGTFVQRHAVFYDRETNDEWTPLASLSNDQAKFWIYNSLLSEYAALGFEYGYSVERPEALVLWEAQFGDFVNGAQIVIDEFISSSQQKWNQHSSIVLLLPHGYEGQGPDHSSARIERFLQLSAEENMRVVQPSYGANHFHLLREHAYSTPRRPLVVFSPKQLLRLRAAASQVEDFTRGRFMPVVPDNRAAASASKVVLVSGRLYYDLVDRRKKLDLESDIALVRVEELYPLPIEAIKTELDKYPNASVHWVQDEPENQGPWPFMMQYLVPQLEREVAVISRPASASPAAGNKPRHDEEQETLLQDVFGA is encoded by the coding sequence GTGCCAGAACTTACGTCCGCCCAGCTCTCCGAGGAATTTCCCGGGAATGAATGGCTTGTTGCGGATATCTACGAAAAGTACAAGGCGGATAAGTCTTCTGTGGATGAAAAATGGGCCGAAATCTTCGCCCGTTTAGAATCTGCCAACAATTCTGGTAACAACCAGCAAGCCGCAGACTCCCAGACCGCCGCACCTGCTCAACCCGCACAGACCAAAGAAGCTGCAAAGCCCGCGGCTGCTGAATCGAAGAAACCAGCTAAGTCTGAGCCTGCAGAAGCTGCGGCGAACTCCAAGAAGCCACCCAAGCCTAAAGTTCGTCGTGCTGAAGAGTCCCCCCAAGCCATTACTTCCGAACCGTCAATAGCTGCTCAAGCAGAACGCGACAAAGAAGAAGCCGCCGGCGAGGCGAAGGAAGACGAGTGGGTCCGCCTTCGTGGGATGTCCCAGGCGATTGCCGCCAATATGGACTCGTCGCTATCCATGCCCACCGCGACCACGGTGCGCGACATTCCGGTCAAGGCGCTCATTGATAACCGTACGGTGATTAACAACCACCTTCAGCGCACCCGAGGCGGACGGGTCTCCTTCACCCACCTGATCGGTTATGCGATTATTCGGGCCTTGGTCAAGCACCCTGAGATGAATGCGCTGTACCGAGAGGAAGACGGCAAGAAGTTTAAGGTCAACCCGGCCCACATCAACTTCGGGTTGGCCATCGACCTGCCAGGTGCGAAGGGTGAACGCGTCCTGGTCCAGCCGTCGATTAAAGCTGTTGAGACCATGAACTTCCGCGAGTTCTGGGAAGCGTATGAAGATCTGGTCAAACGCGCGCTGAACAATAAACTCACGATGGAAGACCACTCGGGCACCACCGTGTCGCTAACCAACCCCGGCGGTATAGGTACCGTTCACTCGGTCCCGCGGTTGTCTGAAGGCCAAGCGGCCATCATCGGTGTCGGCGCTTTGACCTACCCGGCCGAATTTGAAGGCACGTCGCAAAAAGTGCTCTCGGATCTGGCAGTTTCGAAGACCATGACCGTCACCTCAACCTATGACCACCGCGTCATCCAGGGTGCCGGTTCGGGCGAATTCTTGCGCACCGTACACAACCTGCTGCTGGGTGAAGACGATTTCTATGACGAGATCTTCGTCAACCTGCGCATCCCAACCGTCCCGGTTCGCTGGGCACCCGACGTGCAGGTGAACCCTGAAGACGAAGTGAGCAAGGCCGCTCGTATTCAGCAACTGATCCATGCCTACCGCGTCCGTGGCCACCTCATTGCGGACACGGACCCGCTGGAATACCGCATGCGTACCCACCCGGATCTTGACCTAGACTCACATGGATTGACTCTGTGGGATCTTGACCGGATCTGGCCTACCGGCGGTATTGGCGGCAAACCGAACATGTTGCTGCGTGACCTGCTCGGGGTGCTGCGTGATGCATATACCCGCAACTCTGGTTACGAGTACATGCACATCGACGACCCGGAACAGCGCGCCTGGTTCCAGGACAAGTTGGAACACCCGTTCACGAAGCCGACTCGCGAAGAGCAGTTGCGCATTCTGGGCCGGCTGAACGCAGCCGAAGCCTTCGAGACCTTCCTGCAGACCAAATTCGTGGGCCAAAAGCGCTTCTCCCTCGAGGGTTCCGAATCGCTGATCGCCCTATTGGACGCGGTACTGTCAGGTGCCGCAGATGATGGCTTGGACGAAGTCGCCATCGGGATGGCCCACCGCGGTCGTCTCAACGTGCTCACCAACATTGCCGGCAAGACCTTCACACAGGTGTTCCGGGAATTCGTGGGCGATGTTGATTCCGGTATCGCCCAGGGCTCCGGTGACGTCAAGTACCACCTGGGTACCGAAGGCACCTTTACCTCGTATAACCGCAATACCACGACCGTCTCGGTTGCGGCCAACCCGTCGCACCTCGAAGCCGTCAACCCCGTGTTAGAAGGTATCGTCCGGGCCAAGCAAGACCGCTACGACCACGGCACGAAATCGCCGAAATCGTATTCGGTGTTGCCAATCCAGATTCACGGTGACGCCTCCTTCGCTGGTCAGGGCGTGGTATTTGAGACCATGCAGATGTCACAACTGCGCGGGTACCGCACCGGTGGTACGGTGCACGTAATTATTAACAACCAGGTTGGGTTCACCACCCCGCCATCGCAGTCTCGTTCCACCACCTACGCCACCGATGTCGCCCGGTCGATTCAGGCTCCGGTCATCCACGTCAACGGAGATGACCCAGAGGCCGTTGTCCAGGCAGCTCAGTTGGCGTATGAATATCGTCAGCGCTTCCACCGCGACGTCGTGATCGATTTGATCACCTACCGTCGTCGTGGCCACAACGAGGGTGACGATCCTTCGATGACCCAGCCTGGCATGTACAACCTGATCTCCAACAAGACCTCCACGCGTCGCCTCTACGTTGACGCGCTGGTTGGTCGTGGTGACATCACCCAGGAGGAAGCAGACCAGGCCGCAGCCGATTACAAGAATCGTCTGGAAGCCGCTTTCGCCGAAATTGGCGAAGCGGAAACCTCGCCGATCCCAATCCTGGGTTCAGCACACGGTATCGAGGACACTTCAGAGCGCTACAAGCCTGAGTCCACCGCGATTTCCGAAGACATGTTGCGCCGCATTGGCGATGTGCACATGGAGATCCCAGAGGGCTTCAACGTGCACCCGAAACTGCTCACCCTGTTGGAGCGCCGTCAAAAGATGGCCATCAACGGCAACATCGACTGGGGCTTTGCAGAACTCGCAGCCTTCGGTTCCTTGGCCATGGAGGGCGTCCCAGTCCGGTTGGCCGGGCAGGACTCGCGCCGTGGAACCTTCGTCCAGCGTCACGCTGTCTTCTACGACCGCGAGACCAACGACGAATGGACACCACTAGCCTCCTTGTCCAATGATCAAGCCAAGTTCTGGATCTACAACTCGTTGCTCTCCGAATACGCCGCCCTTGGTTTTGAGTACGGCTACTCGGTCGAACGACCAGAAGCCCTGGTGCTGTGGGAAGCGCAATTTGGTGACTTCGTCAACGGCGCACAAATCGTCATTGACGAGTTCATTTCCTCATCGCAACAGAAGTGGAACCAACACTCCTCGATCGTGCTGTTACTGCCCCACGGTTATGAGGGCCAGGGGCCAGACCACTCCTCGGCACGCATCGAACGGTTCTTGCAGCTGTCTGCAGAGGAAAACATGCGCGTCGTCCAGCCGTCCTACGGTGCAAATCACTTCCACCTGCTGCGTGAACACGCCTACTCGACACCGCGTCGTCCACTGGTCGTGTTCAGCCCGAAGCAGCTGCTGCGCCTGCGTGCTGCAGCATCCCAGGTGGAAGACTTCACCCGTGGACGCTTCATGCCCGTCGTGCCTGATAATCGGGCCGCTGCCTCAGCATCCAAGGTAGTCCTAGTGTCGGGTCGGCTCTATTACGATCTGGTCGACCGGCGGAAGAAACTGGATCTGGAATCCGATATCGCTCTGGTCCGGGTTGAAGAGCTCTACCCGCTTCCGATCGAAGCGATCAAGACCGAATTGGACAAATACCCCAACGCCTCGGTGCACTGGGTCCAAGACGAACCAGAAAACCAAGGTCCGTGGCCGTTCATGATGCAGTACCTGGTACCGCAGCTGGAGCGTGAAGTCGCGGTCATTAGCCGTCCGGCTTCTGCATCCCCAGCAGCGGGTAATAAACCACGTCATGATGAAGAACAAGAAACCCTCTTGCAGGATGTCTTCGGCGCCTAG
- a CDS encoding GDSL-type esterase/lipase family protein, translated as MKEAKYVHTRNIRLFSVGAQTLTGAGDARGLGWLGRVLAKTQAPDLLIESYPLVFPGETTAQLADRWENEVLPRLATDETENRMLLAVPQDPLEMAGSSARARLHLANTLDRAAQHNIATFVVGPTPAQDTAVNKHLAQLNAAYQDVAVRREVPYIDAFTDLVNHQNFNEDVMINDGLPGQAAYGLIAWLVLNRGWFEWLGITDPNIHR; from the coding sequence GTGAAAGAGGCAAAATACGTGCACACTCGAAACATCCGATTATTCTCCGTCGGTGCCCAAACCCTCACCGGTGCCGGTGATGCCCGCGGTCTCGGATGGCTTGGCCGCGTGCTGGCAAAAACCCAGGCACCGGACCTACTCATCGAGTCCTATCCGTTGGTCTTTCCCGGCGAAACCACAGCACAACTTGCAGATCGCTGGGAGAACGAGGTGCTGCCCCGTCTGGCCACCGATGAAACAGAGAACCGTATGCTCCTGGCAGTGCCACAGGATCCACTTGAGATGGCCGGATCCTCAGCACGCGCCCGGCTGCACCTGGCCAACACACTTGACCGGGCAGCCCAACATAATATTGCGACCTTCGTGGTGGGCCCCACCCCCGCACAAGACACCGCGGTCAATAAACATCTGGCACAACTCAACGCCGCATACCAAGATGTCGCCGTGCGCCGCGAAGTCCCTTACATTGACGCGTTCACCGATCTGGTGAATCACCAAAACTTTAACGAAGACGTCATGATCAACGACGGGCTGCCCGGTCAAGCCGCCTACGGGTTGATCGCATGGCTGGTGCTGAACCGGGGTTGGTTCGAATGGTTAGGGATAACTGACCCAAATATTCATCGCTAA
- a CDS encoding sigma-70 family RNA polymerase sigma factor, which translates to MTHLPSDIPAADDGSRVDPKAETDSQRRARFERDAMQYLDQLYSGALRMTRNPEDAEDLVQEAYARAYSSFHQYKPGTNLRAWLFRILTNTYINIYRKRQRRPQEADGDGLEDWQMARAADHTATGLRSAETEALDYLPDSDVKEALAEISEDFRIPVYLADVEGFAYKEIADILDVPIGTVMSRLHRGRRSLRELLTDYAAERGIEGAIALQKEQQSDASEEAQK; encoded by the coding sequence ATGACTCATTTGCCTTCTGATATCCCTGCAGCCGATGACGGCTCTCGTGTTGATCCGAAAGCTGAGACAGACTCACAGCGTCGAGCTCGTTTCGAACGAGACGCGATGCAGTATCTGGATCAGCTGTATTCCGGTGCGCTTCGGATGACGCGCAATCCGGAAGACGCCGAGGATTTAGTGCAAGAGGCCTACGCTCGGGCGTACTCTTCATTTCATCAGTACAAGCCTGGCACCAATTTACGGGCCTGGCTGTTCCGGATCTTGACGAACACCTACATTAATATCTATCGGAAACGTCAACGGCGTCCGCAAGAAGCCGATGGCGATGGATTAGAAGACTGGCAGATGGCACGTGCCGCTGACCATACCGCCACCGGGTTGCGTTCAGCTGAGACGGAGGCGTTAGATTATCTCCCCGATAGTGACGTCAAAGAAGCACTGGCGGAGATCTCGGAAGATTTCCGCATCCCAGTGTATTTAGCAGATGTCGAGGGGTTTGCGTATAAAGAGATCGCCGACATTCTGGATGTTCCCATAGGGACGGTGATGTCTCGACTCCATCGTGGGCGTCGTAGTTTGCGCGAGTTGCTCACCGACTATGCTGCCGAGCGCGGCATTGAAGGCGCAATCGCATTGCAAAAAGAACAACAATCAGACGCATCGGAGGAGGCCCAAAAATGA
- a CDS encoding 50S ribosomal protein bL37, which produces MSKRGRKRKDRRKNRANSGKRPNA; this is translated from the coding sequence ATGAGTAAACGTGGTCGTAAACGCAAGGATCGTCGCAAGAACCGTGCCAACTCCGGCAAGCGTCCAAACGCCTAG
- the aroA gene encoding 3-phosphoshikimate 1-carboxyvinyltransferase — MSPNLMKEALLVPMTPAPGEAWPAPFTTQPVNATVALPGSKSLTNRHLVLAALSQQPSRLSGVLVSRDTDLMIEALTALGAQFTPVDNDPTVLDVTPISLGATTGQITIDAGLAGTVMRFIPGVAATTNATVLIDGDEQSYARPMGPVIDGLLQAGVHITAQDQEPIGRLPLTVHGQGSPAGGAVAIDSGGSSQFVSALLLVGATFTNGLDIRHTGEHTPSPEHIDMTVKVLEAAGVVVHTPEPNRWVVEPGPITAVDTAVEPDLSNAGPYLAAAVITGGAVTVPYWPLETTQIGDRWRQILPAFGATVTFDPVPGTDYGNLTVSGTRTAAGRPVLTGAGELENLAELTPTTAALALLADGETRLTKIGHLRGHETDRLTALRTEAQKLGVTIDEGPDYLTFSGGYELHPATLESYADHRMATFGALIGLAVDGTVVTDVATTAKTMPDFPIAWAKLAAGEGRIRA, encoded by the coding sequence ATGTCACCGAATCTTATGAAAGAGGCCCTGTTGGTCCCAATGACGCCCGCCCCCGGTGAAGCCTGGCCAGCTCCCTTCACCACGCAGCCAGTCAATGCCACCGTGGCACTACCCGGCTCCAAGTCATTAACAAACCGACACCTCGTCCTCGCAGCCTTATCTCAGCAACCCAGCCGCCTAAGCGGCGTCTTAGTCTCGCGCGACACCGACCTAATGATCGAGGCGCTCACCGCGCTAGGGGCCCAGTTCACACCCGTCGATAACGACCCCACCGTCCTTGACGTCACACCCATCAGCTTGGGTGCCACCACCGGTCAGATCACCATTGACGCCGGCTTGGCCGGGACCGTGATGCGGTTTATTCCTGGTGTAGCAGCCACCACGAACGCCACCGTGCTCATCGACGGTGACGAGCAGTCCTATGCCCGACCCATGGGCCCGGTGATCGATGGTCTTCTTCAAGCAGGCGTCCACATCACCGCCCAGGACCAAGAGCCCATTGGCAGGCTGCCCCTGACCGTCCACGGGCAGGGCTCCCCCGCCGGAGGCGCCGTAGCTATCGACTCAGGTGGTTCCTCCCAATTTGTTTCTGCACTATTACTGGTCGGTGCGACCTTTACCAACGGCCTGGATATCCGACACACCGGAGAGCACACACCCAGCCCCGAGCACATCGACATGACAGTCAAGGTGCTGGAGGCCGCCGGTGTGGTCGTGCACACGCCAGAACCGAACCGATGGGTGGTTGAGCCCGGTCCGATAACTGCCGTCGATACGGCCGTCGAGCCTGATTTATCAAATGCCGGACCATACTTGGCCGCCGCGGTGATCACAGGTGGGGCCGTCACCGTGCCCTACTGGCCACTCGAGACCACCCAGATCGGCGATCGTTGGCGCCAGATCCTGCCCGCATTTGGTGCTACCGTCACGTTCGACCCCGTACCCGGCACAGATTATGGCAATCTCACGGTTTCGGGCACGCGCACAGCTGCGGGGCGTCCCGTGCTTACCGGCGCAGGCGAGCTAGAAAACCTAGCTGAACTGACCCCGACGACCGCCGCCCTGGCACTGCTGGCCGACGGGGAGACTCGTCTCACCAAGATCGGGCACTTACGGGGCCACGAAACTGATCGACTTACCGCCCTGCGGACCGAAGCACAAAAGCTTGGCGTCACCATCGACGAAGGCCCCGATTACCTCACCTTCTCGGGCGGGTACGAGCTGCATCCCGCCACACTCGAGTCATACGCTGACCACCGCATGGCCACCTTCGGAGCGCTCATCGGACTGGCCGTGGATGGCACCGTCGTCACCGATGTCGCAACCACCGCCAAAACTATGCCAGATTTCCCCATCGCGTGGGCCAAACTCGCTGCCGGTGAAGGACGAATTCGCGCATGA
- the hisN gene encoding histidinol-phosphatase, producing MQLTPSRQGYREDLNLALVIADSVDALTMSRFQSVDLKVDTKPDMTPVSDADRAAEELIRQQLKRARPRDAVTGEEYGTTGSGKRRWIIDPIDGTKNFVRGVPVWATLIALVDDDRPVVGVVSAPALSRRWWAYEDGGAYTGKSLSNATRIHASDVTDISDASLSFSSLEGWRDRGNISEFLELTTDVWRVRAFGDFWSYMLVAEGAVDIACEPELELYDMAALVPIVTEAGGTFTSLDGEPGPWGGHGLATNTHLHPDVLERLNPALRGQSRA from the coding sequence ATGCAGCTGACCCCATCCCGCCAGGGCTACCGCGAGGATCTCAACCTCGCGCTTGTCATCGCCGACTCCGTTGATGCGCTGACCATGTCGCGTTTCCAATCCGTCGACCTCAAAGTCGACACGAAACCGGATATGACACCGGTATCTGACGCCGACCGGGCCGCCGAAGAATTGATCCGTCAACAGCTCAAACGGGCCCGCCCACGAGATGCTGTCACCGGTGAAGAATACGGCACCACCGGGTCGGGCAAGCGGCGCTGGATCATCGATCCGATTGACGGGACCAAAAACTTCGTGCGTGGGGTTCCTGTGTGGGCCACCCTGATCGCATTAGTCGATGACGATCGTCCCGTGGTCGGTGTCGTCTCCGCACCAGCGTTATCCCGCCGCTGGTGGGCCTATGAGGACGGAGGCGCCTACACCGGTAAGTCCCTGTCGAACGCCACCCGCATCCACGCTTCTGACGTCACCGACATCTCCGATGCCTCGCTATCGTTTTCTTCTCTTGAAGGCTGGCGCGACCGCGGCAATATCAGTGAGTTTCTCGAACTCACGACCGACGTCTGGCGGGTGCGCGCTTTCGGCGACTTCTGGTCCTACATGCTGGTGGCCGAAGGTGCCGTCGATATTGCCTGCGAGCCTGAACTCGAACTCTACGATATGGCCGCCCTGGTCCCAATCGTCACCGAAGCCGGCGGGACCTTCACCTCGTTGGACGGCGAACCCGGACCCTGGGGAGGACACGGCCTCGCCACGAATACGCACCTGCACCCTGACGTACTTGAACGTCTGAACCCGGCGTTGCGTGGCCAATCTCGAGCCTAA
- the rsrA gene encoding mycothiol system anti-sigma-R factor — translation MTYETQHVRTESDQYDTTGGCPEARMDSIYRYLDGALDTADLEEVKAHIQNCSECQSEHDLELIIRDVVKRSCDEKAPQSLKTKIMQRIEQLKTNDR, via the coding sequence ATGACCTATGAGACCCAGCACGTTCGGACCGAGTCCGACCAGTACGACACAACCGGCGGGTGCCCAGAGGCTCGCATGGATAGCATCTATCGCTACCTCGACGGTGCTTTAGATACCGCGGATCTTGAGGAAGTTAAAGCACACATCCAGAATTGTTCGGAGTGCCAGTCTGAACATGACTTAGAACTGATCATCCGTGACGTGGTTAAACGGTCATGCGATGAAAAAGCTCCCCAGAGTTTGAAGACGAAAATTATGCAGCGTATCGAGCAGTTGAAGACCAACGACCGCTAA